A genomic window from Erythrobacter sp. BLCC-B19 includes:
- the pyrE gene encoding orotate phosphoribosyltransferase, producing the protein MTQDEVLAEFRSSGALLEGHFKLSSGRHSGHYLQCARVLMNPARAARLAEAVVAGIPAEVRAAVDVVVSPAMGGIIIGHEVGRALGKDALFLERPDGVFHLRRGFALSKGAKVLMVEDVVTTGLSSREAIAAVAREGGEVIAECAIIDRSCGSVDLGVPFYPLLAIDFPTYDENDIPEALAAVEVTKPGSRKE; encoded by the coding sequence GTGACGCAAGACGAAGTTCTGGCCGAATTCCGCAGCTCGGGTGCTTTGCTTGAAGGACATTTCAAACTGTCCTCAGGCCGGCATAGCGGACATTACCTGCAATGCGCCCGTGTGCTGATGAACCCTGCGCGGGCGGCCCGGCTGGCCGAAGCGGTGGTGGCAGGCATCCCCGCAGAGGTGCGCGCGGCGGTGGATGTGGTCGTCTCCCCGGCGATGGGCGGGATCATCATCGGCCATGAAGTGGGCCGGGCGCTGGGCAAGGACGCCCTGTTCCTTGAGCGGCCCGACGGCGTGTTCCACCTGCGGCGCGGCTTCGCGCTTTCGAAGGGCGCCAAGGTGCTGATGGTGGAAGACGTGGTCACCACCGGCCTCTCCAGCCGCGAGGCCATCGCCGCCGTTGCGCGCGAGGGCGGCGAAGTGATCGCGGAATGTGCAATCATCGACCGCTCCTGCGGATCGGTCGATCTGGGCGTGCCTTTCTATCCCCTGCTCGCCATTGATTTCCCGACCTATGACGAGAATGACATCCCCGAGGCGCTGGCAGCCGTAGAGGTTACGAAACCCGGCAGCCGGAAGGAATAA